The genomic DNA GAATACACAATCACGGCGTCTCCGGATTGTAATTGTTGGCGAACATCATCAACTTTTTGTGCAAAGCTGACTTCTTGCTCACCATAATCGGTTCCTTCCCGTAATACAAAGTGCTCAATTAACGCTGTCAGTGTTTCGTCGGGAATCGACTGCCATGGAACCATCATACTACATCACCTTTTATTTATCTCAGGATGGCACGCGAGGGTGCGTGATGCGAATGTTGTGAATTGGCTCGCATTTTACCCGATCATACCAGTAAATGCAGTGGTTCTCTTTGATTCCTTTGATGGCACTAACGTGCCGTCTTGCTCAGTGACTCATGCGGCAAATAAGACGCTAACCAGCCGGGCACCGCTTGCTCAAGCCACAACTGAGGTTGGCGCCAGCTTCCCGTGACAAAACCAACATGGCCGCCATGCTCTGTGAGTTGGTAGTCGATATTGGCGGGTAAGGGGGACGTTGGGATCACCGCGTCGGTCATAAACGGGTCGTCTTTGGCATGAATGATGGCCAGCGGTGTCTTAATGGCATTAAGCACGGAAAGGCCGCTGCAGGCACGGTAATAATGGTGTGCATCGTCAAAGCCATGAAGCGGGGCAGTGACAGTTTGGTCGAACTCAAACAACGTATTGATCGTTGGGCGTTCTCCCGCATGCCACCGGCCGACTTGCTGATGACGGGTCAGCTTTTCAGCAAGGGT from Salinivibrio kushneri includes the following:
- a CDS encoding YheU family protein, with product MMVPWQSIPDETLTALIEHFVLREGTDYGEQEVSFAQKVDDVRQQLQSGDAVIVYSELHETVDIRRKAALGS